From the Toxoplasma gondii ME49 chromosome VIIa, whole genome shotgun sequence genome, one window contains:
- a CDS encoding PP2C, putative (encoded by transcript TGME49_281580), translated as MGACKSKAAKPTRDEAEALRGGRGAEPQELSASPQKSDAPVDSETPPTGEAKQLPLKAAKATQRDSCCSTSFSSSSGAPTADGETGERGKAGPVDAPGSPGVETVGDLRRRRLTVLRAPEEKTEEADSAAGPQHASLADRFKRPVEVAARLAASRSTISQRVDAIPGAGGARTPGQSVNGAGLVERREEAVSLSTLVRQGSFSRSLHSSPPASVDGRLSLREDEERGERVDRGEGAEKGERKGRGSETENEAELIQQIRREKSLPVAVEEDDPIAAKALSFSREQPPSVVTPSEADDASLLSGLGATTRSDAEARKLLVPCARGSLPVSRDTLWKHPEVLTASLFLDLFTPPQAAPSCCFLGAAAHCRQESFDDKVEDRAVRPPGSSVENVMRSLGFGFACKKGLKPDSPNQDDFAALCCSAFRLFGVFDGHGPSGHDVSGYVHRMLFALLLTDESLNRNPQLALRNAFVATHQSVLAYAAHTERFDCSLSGSTASVVLQTQRRLFVAHVGDSRAVLARQRRDGVVAETLTVDHKPTIPAERARIEAAGGELKRLECDIPYRVFLKGRLYPGLAMSRALGDAIASHAGVSCEPDLSTVELDRSCLFVIIASDGVWEFISNQEAVNIVNEAMGSERKVRAKAAAERLALEAFKRWVEEEGNVVDDITCQIICLR; from the exons ATGGGTGCATGCAAGAGCAAGGCAGCGAAGCCGACTCGCGATGAGGCGGAGGCTTTGCGCGGGGGGAGAGGAGCGGAGCCCCAGGAACTCTCCGCCTCCccgcagaagagcgacgcgcCTGTCGACAGCGAGACGCCGCCAACTGGCGAGGCAAAACAACTCCCTCTGAAGGCTGCAAAGGCGACACAGCGCGACAGTTGCTGCTCgacctccttctcctcttcctcggggGCACCGACTGCGGACGGCGAGACTGGTGAACGAGGGAAGGCAGGACCTGTGGACGCGCCAGGTTCGCCAGGTGTCGAGACAGTCGGCGACCTCCGCCGACGGCGCCTGACGGTCTTGAGAGCcccagaggagaagacggaggaagcCGATTCGGCCGCAGGTCCGCAGCACGCGTCGCTCGCCGACCGCTTCAAACGCCCTGTGGAAGTCGCCGCGCGTCTCGCGGCCTCGCGGTCGACCATCAGCCAGCGCGTGGACGCCATCCCCGGTGCCGGCGGTGCGCGTACACCTGGGCAGTCAGTGAACGGCGCAGGACTCGTGGAGCGACGCGAGGaggccgtctctctctcgacgctTGTGCGCCAAGGATCTTTCTCCCGGAGTCTCCACTCGTCGCCTCCAGCCTCCGTCGACGGCCGGCTCTCCCtccgagaagacgaggaaaggggagagcGAGTCGACCGAGGCGAgggcgcagagaaaggcgagaggaaggggcGAGgttcggagacagagaacgaggccgAGTTGATTCAGCAGATTCGTCGCGAGAAGTCGCTGCCGGTGGctgtcgaggaagacgaccCAATCGCTGCGAAGGCTCTCAGCTTCAGCCGCGAGCAGCCGCCGTCTGTAGTGACACCCAGTGAGGCGGACGATGCGAGCCTCTTGAGTGGGCTGGGAGCGACGACGCGTTCAGAcgcggaggcgagaaaacTGCTCGTGCCTTGCGCCAGAGGCTCGTTGCCTGTCTCGCGAGACACCCTATGGAAACACCCGGAAGTCCTCACCGccagtctcttcctcgacctctTCACGCCCCCGCAGGCCGCGCCCTCGTGCTGCTTCCTCGGCGCAGCCGCCCACTGCCGTCAAGAAAGCTTCGACGACAAAGTCGAAGACCGTGCG GTTCGCCCGCCGGGATCGAGCGTGGAGAACGTGATGAGATCTCTGGGGTTCGGCTTCGCATGCAAGAAGGGACTGAAGCCAGACAGTCCGAACCAAGACGACTTCGCGGCTCTCTGCTGCAGCGCCTTCCGcctcttcggcgtcttcgATGGGCATGGGCCGAGCGGGCATGACGTGAGTGGCTACGTCCACCGCATGCTCTTCGCGCTGCTGCTCACGGACGAGAGCTTGAACCGGAATCCGCAGCTGGCCCTCCGGAACGCGTTCGTTGCC ACTCACCAAAGTGTACTGGCGTACGCAGCGCATACGGAGCGCTTCGACTGTTCGCTGAGTGGGTCGACTGCCTCGGTGGTgttgcagacgcagaggaggctCTTCGTCGCACATGTTGGAGACTCGCGAGCGGTTCTagcgaggcagcgaagagacggAGTTGTTGCAGAGACACTCACCGTCGACCACAAACCCACGATTCCGGCGGAGCGCGCAAGAATCGAGGCCGCAG GCGGCGAACTGAAACGCCTCGAGTGCGACATTCCCTACCGCGTTTTTCTCAAAGGTCGTCTGTACCCTGGCTTGGCGATGAGTCGCGCGCTCGGCGACGCCATCGCCAGTCACGCGGGAGTCAGCTGCGAGCCAGACCTCTCCACT gtGGAACTTGACcgcagctgtctcttcgtcatCATCGCCAGCGACGGCGTCTGGGAGTTCATCAGCAATCAGGAAGCAGTGAATATTGTGAATGAA gcaaTGGGGTCCGAGCGAAAGGTGcgcgcgaaggcggcggcggagCGTCTCGCCCTGGAGGCCTTCAAGCGCTGggtcgaggaagaggggaaTGTGGTGGACGAT ATCACCTGTCAAATCATTTGCCTCCGTTGA
- a CDS encoding hypothetical protein (encoded by transcript TGME49_281590~Signal peptide predicted by SignalP 2.0 HMM (probability 0.913) with cleavage site probability 0.882 at residue 45~Predicted trans-membrane domain (TMHMM2.0):24-43:97-120) encodes MQTHLLPRSHLRDLLSDPFIAKMKFLTNILLVLSCVLVLAGTVQGQKMEEPERIDASVERDIERMMEEPEEMEKLMKEVERDMEPEERRMGRRRGYGGYGYGYGYPYYSGYGYGYPYYGYGYPGYYGYGHRFWGRHYW; translated from the exons ATGCAAACTCACTTGCTTCCTCGATCTCATCTGCGTGACCTGCTTTCAGACCCTTTCATCGCCAAAATGAAGTTCCTCACCAAcatccttctcgtcctttcctGCGTCCTGGTTCTAGCCGGGACTGTTCAAGGGCAAAAG ATGGAAGAACCCGAACGCATCGACGCAAGCGTGGAACGAGACATAGAGAGAATGATGGAGGAGCCTGAAGAAATGGAAAAGCTGATGAAAGAAGTTGAACGCGACATGGAGCctgaagagaggcgaatgggcagacgcagaggctaTGGAGGCTACGGATACGGTTACGGCTACCCTTACTACAGTGGTTATGGCTACGGCTACCCCTATTACGGCTATGGATATCCCGGCTATTACGGATATGGACACCGCTTTTGGGGGCGCCACTATTGGTAA